The DNA sequence CGTTTCAGGTGCGATTCGCACCAATCAGTGGAGCCACGGGGGTTGGCCCTGCGGCGTGTTGGATAGGGAGTGGGCTTCATGGCCAAGGACCTTGATGTCACATATCAGGACATGCGGGATGCGGCCAAGCATGTCGTCAAGGAGAAGGACAAGCTCAAGGAGAAGCTCGACGGCCTTCGCAAGTACATCGCGAACCTCGTCGAGACGGGCTATGTCACCAAGAGCTCCTCGAAGGCGTTCGACGAGAACTTCGACGAGTTCGTGCGGGGCGCCAAGGACATGCTCGACGGCCTCGACGGCATGGGCGACTACCTGACGACCGCCGCGGACAAGTTCGAGCAGATCGACGACGAGCTGGGCAAGGCCGCGCGCGGCTAGCTCTCGGGGCTCGCGTCAGCCGGGGCCGCGGCAGGGGCGGGGCGAGGGGCAGCTTCCCCTCGCCCCGCCCCTCTCCGTCGTACCGCCCGTCTCAGACCCAGCGCAGCGAGGACGCGATCGCCTCGCACAGGCCGCCCAGAGGGCTCTGCACGCCGCTCAGCGGCACGGAGAAGGCGAGCAGCAAATACCCTGCCCTTCCAGGCATGTTGACGTACAGATCCAGCGTCGTCGCCGTCGTGACGCGCACGGCCTCACCCGCCGGGAGGTCCGTCACGGTCACCTCCGTGCCCGCGCCCCGGCGCTCGGCGACGCTCCGCGCCAGGTCGCCCGGCGCGGCGTACAGCTCGCCGGACATGGGCAGCAGGGACACGAGCAGCGTGGCCGGTGTCGCGCCCGCCCCGTCGGCCTCCGCGCGCAGGAACAGCTCGATCGCGCCCTGGGACGCCCCGCTCTCCGCGGTGTTGCGCAGGGTGGCCCACAACCCCTGCGCGGCCTGCGCGGACATGCGGCGCCGGGCCGCCTGCCGGTCGACGAACGTCTTCAGCTGGGGCCGCCAGCGATCGAGGGTGAGGTCGATGCGGAACCAGTCGCGGGGGACGAGCAGCCGGTAGTCCTCGGGCGGTACGTCGTCCCGGGCCGGGCCGCCGTCCTGTCGGGCGGAGGCACTGGTCACTCCGCGGCCTCGGCTATCTCGACGGGGCGGCCTTTGCTGTCCACCGGGCTGCCGGTGGCGTCGAAGAGCTGGAGGCTCCGGCAGACGCCCGCGAACATGCTGGAGAAGACGTCCCAGCCCTCCATCGTCGGCGTGGACATCTCCAGGACCACGACGGTGCCGTTGGACAGCGGCACCTGGACGTTGATGAACGACGACCAGAACGGCTCCTCCTCGCCGGACGGCGTGAGCGACCCGTCCACGGCCGCGCGCCGCGAGCCGATCCAGGACACGGCGGGCCCGCAGGGCAGGGACAGCTCTTCCACGTCGCCGCGGCCGAGCGCGCGCAGCGCCCGGACGGTGCCCTCCACCGGGCTGAAGCGGGCCTCGTCCGGCAGGTCGGCGAGGGCGATGGACACATTGGCCGTGCAGCGGGCGTCGTCGACCTCGGTGACGACGAACCCGGCGTACTGGACACCGGCGTCGACCAGCTCGTCGTAGGTGGAACCGACCATGGCGGCCCACAGGTACTGCATCTCGGGGGTGGACCTGGGCTGGATCTCCTTGGCCAGGTCGATGAGCTTGTCGGCCAGCTCCTCGATGTCCTCGGCCTCCGTGGGGAGTTCGAAGAACCCTTCCGGCATGATCCACCGGACGTGGAACAACTCGCCGTCGGCCGCGGTCGCGACCTCGGTCGTCTCGGACACCACGGAACTCATCAGGGGCCTTTCCCATCGGGTGTGCCGGGCGGTCCTCCGCGCCGGTCTGCGGGCGTGTCTGGATCGTCGGCGTCGGCGTCGGCGTCGGCGTCGGCGTCGGCAGCGTCGGCTTCGGCTTCGGGGCGGAAGGCGGCCGCGAAGGGATACGGGCCGTAGTGCGGGTACGCGTCCGGCAGCCGCGCCCCGTGGTCGCGGGCGAGGTGCGCGATCCGGCGGTACGCGGCGGCCCGCGCGCGCACGTTCTGGCGCGGGCGGCTGCCCCAGTGCCGGGTCAGCGTGACGGCGTACAGCGCGACGACGAGGACG is a window from the Streptomyces spectabilis genome containing:
- a CDS encoding WXG100 family type VII secretion target, with translation MAKDLDVTYQDMRDAAKHVVKEKDKLKEKLDGLRKYIANLVETGYVTKSSSKAFDENFDEFVRGAKDMLDGLDGMGDYLTTAADKFEQIDDELGKAARG